A window of Corallococcus macrosporus DSM 14697 contains these coding sequences:
- a CDS encoding glycoside hydrolase family 2 TIM barrel-domain containing protein, with protein MNPLALITSLALALTQVPPPSGPETAVPPAQSPTVAGPEPAEPTAAEPVTDKPVEQEPPAPPPDAPVVRAPPVNVNAQAAQAVRVHRDERGFKLQVNGRDFPILGMNWGYTPIGENYRYSLWTQKEDFIRAVLHREMTLLRDMGVNAIRQFDDIPPRWVTHIHENYGIYTVVNPLMGRYGTNVDGVMVPNTDYSNPNHRRALLNDLAQKVEKYRDVPGVLMWMLGNENNYGLHWTSFEIEALPGQEDTARAEHLYSLMGEAVRLIKQRDTLHPVSIANGDLQYIDLIARLMPELDILGSNVYRGPSARDLFDEVLRKLDKPVMFTEFGADAYDAKAGREDHLAQAEYLRKQWEEIYSQAYGQGRAQNALGGFVFQWVDGWWKYNQEANLSIHDTTASWPNGGYPSDFVPGQNNMNEEWFGICALGPEDEAGIARIQPRTAYYVLQAAFRMDPYAPTTNPDTIRAHFASIRPTELSRGYESSMALARADELSAVRVSNLRLLMDSSLSRGSIATVRPNQVSVDHTESIFFDLALQPTSGVYGRASFNVVGNVAQNRLNNIFYENRGIPSAPGGAGNPAVGGQAPVPGVGGIPGQQGQPLGLDRLALYQAEFKLDRADFQLEGFYRTAHYHWGEEGDFFGLYREANYGPALDIYKGNAPFGVVFTGKNTLEGLKIAVGPELYWGANPSIVAKYRRNVGPVTLTLMHQEDIARGATQLTASVIRERVARRSTLSLNWAKGPMALEVGGILAAPQRVGEAFTWSRPTDGPSYLNSGYEVLRDEIRMLDTLGAKARLTYDLGSVRTFIQGSYRGLVADGGPEQGILLTGWSLRESGRGNHFGGQAGAVIQVGSSFQVSPNLLYQKPLIGPNPRIEDGYDAETGRYFAGVRPRNVLVDAFTVLDNRETLGAELLLTFDPTPGTWFWQWDRDMREDAPFAAGLDLVYRRQPTSRDAGIAILADGSMVAFGNAPVARDEWEATLRVVTNPMPRLKLFGAAFAGSNQSSGEDNRQVRRFGVDASALWDTVMLTAQLHFNNWGPYDYHRVFNLTYPIQLGGDLSYGLKRPVLGTVTTRFGVRGLVRMLDQYSEGLSTMAIEEGLEGREYELGAYAILSL; from the coding sequence GTGAATCCGCTCGCCCTCATCACCAGCCTGGCGCTCGCACTGACGCAGGTGCCACCGCCCTCCGGCCCGGAGACGGCCGTCCCTCCCGCCCAGTCCCCCACCGTGGCGGGCCCCGAGCCCGCCGAGCCCACCGCCGCCGAGCCCGTCACGGACAAGCCCGTGGAGCAGGAGCCCCCCGCGCCGCCGCCAGACGCGCCGGTGGTGAGGGCGCCGCCCGTCAACGTCAACGCCCAGGCGGCGCAGGCCGTCCGCGTCCACCGCGACGAGCGTGGCTTCAAGCTCCAGGTCAACGGCCGGGACTTCCCCATCCTCGGCATGAACTGGGGCTACACGCCCATTGGGGAGAACTACCGCTACTCGCTGTGGACGCAGAAGGAGGACTTCATCCGCGCGGTGCTGCACCGCGAGATGACGCTGCTGCGCGACATGGGCGTCAACGCCATCCGCCAGTTCGACGACATCCCGCCGCGGTGGGTGACGCACATCCACGAGAACTACGGCATCTACACCGTGGTGAACCCGCTGATGGGCCGCTACGGCACCAACGTGGACGGCGTCATGGTGCCGAACACGGACTACTCCAACCCCAACCACCGCCGGGCGCTGCTCAACGATTTGGCGCAGAAGGTGGAGAAGTACCGGGACGTGCCCGGCGTGCTGATGTGGATGCTGGGCAACGAGAACAACTACGGCCTGCACTGGACCAGCTTCGAAATCGAGGCGCTGCCCGGGCAGGAGGACACCGCCCGCGCCGAGCACCTCTATTCGCTGATGGGCGAGGCCGTGCGGCTCATCAAGCAGCGCGACACGCTGCACCCCGTCTCCATCGCCAACGGTGACCTCCAGTACATCGACCTCATCGCACGGCTGATGCCGGAGCTGGACATCCTGGGCTCCAACGTCTACCGCGGCCCCTCCGCCCGGGACTTGTTCGACGAGGTCCTGCGCAAGCTGGACAAGCCCGTCATGTTCACCGAGTTCGGCGCGGACGCGTACGACGCCAAGGCGGGCCGCGAGGACCACCTGGCGCAGGCCGAGTACCTGCGCAAGCAGTGGGAGGAAATCTACTCCCAGGCCTACGGCCAGGGCCGCGCGCAGAACGCGCTGGGCGGCTTCGTGTTCCAGTGGGTGGACGGCTGGTGGAAGTACAACCAGGAGGCCAACCTCTCCATCCACGACACCACCGCGTCCTGGCCCAACGGCGGCTACCCGTCCGACTTCGTGCCCGGCCAGAACAACATGAACGAGGAGTGGTTCGGCATCTGCGCGCTGGGGCCGGAGGACGAGGCCGGCATCGCGCGCATCCAGCCGCGCACCGCGTACTACGTGCTCCAGGCGGCCTTCCGCATGGACCCGTACGCCCCCACCACGAACCCGGACACCATCCGAGCGCACTTCGCGTCCATCCGCCCCACGGAGCTGTCGCGCGGCTACGAGTCCTCCATGGCCCTGGCCCGCGCGGATGAGCTGAGCGCGGTGCGCGTTTCCAACCTGCGGCTGCTGATGGACAGCTCCCTGTCGCGCGGCAGCATCGCCACGGTGCGGCCCAACCAGGTGTCGGTGGACCACACGGAGTCCATCTTCTTCGACCTGGCGCTCCAGCCCACCTCCGGCGTGTACGGCCGCGCCTCATTCAACGTCGTGGGCAACGTGGCGCAGAACCGCCTCAACAACATCTTCTACGAGAACCGCGGCATCCCCTCCGCGCCAGGAGGCGCCGGCAACCCGGCCGTGGGCGGGCAGGCGCCGGTGCCCGGCGTCGGCGGCATCCCCGGGCAGCAGGGGCAGCCGCTCGGCCTGGACCGGCTCGCGCTGTACCAGGCGGAGTTCAAGCTGGACCGCGCGGACTTCCAGCTCGAGGGCTTCTACCGCACCGCCCACTACCACTGGGGCGAGGAGGGTGACTTCTTCGGCCTCTACCGCGAGGCCAACTACGGCCCCGCGCTGGACATCTACAAGGGCAACGCCCCCTTCGGCGTCGTCTTCACCGGCAAGAACACCCTGGAGGGCCTGAAGATCGCCGTGGGCCCCGAGCTCTACTGGGGCGCCAACCCGTCCATCGTGGCCAAGTACCGGCGGAACGTGGGGCCGGTGACGCTGACGCTGATGCACCAGGAGGACATCGCCCGGGGCGCCACCCAGCTCACCGCCTCCGTCATCCGCGAGCGCGTGGCGCGCAGGTCCACGCTGTCACTCAACTGGGCGAAGGGCCCCATGGCGCTGGAGGTGGGCGGCATCCTCGCGGCCCCGCAGCGCGTGGGCGAGGCGTTCACCTGGTCGCGCCCCACGGACGGCCCCAGCTACCTCAACAGCGGCTACGAGGTGCTGCGGGACGAAATCCGGATGCTCGACACGCTGGGCGCCAAGGCGCGGCTCACCTACGATTTGGGCTCGGTGCGCACCTTCATCCAGGGCTCCTACCGCGGCCTGGTGGCGGACGGCGGCCCGGAGCAGGGCATCCTGCTGACGGGGTGGAGCCTGCGCGAGAGCGGCCGTGGCAACCACTTCGGCGGCCAGGCGGGCGCCGTCATCCAGGTGGGCAGCTCCTTCCAGGTGTCGCCCAACCTGCTGTACCAGAAGCCCCTCATCGGGCCCAACCCGCGCATCGAGGACGGGTACGACGCGGAGACGGGGCGGTACTTCGCCGGCGTGCGGCCGCGCAACGTGCTGGTGGACGCCTTCACCGTGCTGGACAACCGGGAGACGCTGGGCGCGGAGCTGCTGCTCACCTTCGACCCCACGCCCGGCACCTGGTTCTGGCAGTGGGACCGCGACATGCGCGAGGACGCGCCCTTCGCGGCGGGCCTGGACCTGGTGTACCGGCGGCAGCCGACGTCCCGCGACGCGGGCATCGCCATCCTCGCGGACGGCAGCATGGTGGCCTTCGGCAACGCACCGGTCGCCCGGGATGAATGGGAGGCCACGCTGCGGGTGGTGACCAACCCGATGCCGCGGCTGAAGCTCTTCGGCGCCGCCTTCGCCGGCAGCAACCAGTCCTCCGGCGAGGACAACCGGCAGGTGCGGCGCTTCGGCGTGGACGCGTCCGCGCTGTGGGACACGGTGATGCTGACGGCGCAGCTCCACTTCAACAACTGGGGCCCCTACGACTACCACCGCGTCTTCAACCTCACCTATCCCATCCAGCTCGGCGGCGACTTGTCCTATGGCCTCAAGCGCCCGGTGCTGGGCACGGTGACGACGCGCTTCGGCGTGCGCGGCCTGGTGCGCATGCTGGACCAGTACTCGGAGGGCCTGAGCACCATGGCCATTGAAGAAGGACTCGAGGGCCGTGAATACGAACTGGGCGCCTATGCCATCCTGTCTCTCTAG
- a CDS encoding putative glycoside hydrolase, whose product MKRASLAVCLLLAACRPDPGVPDYTGQYDRPDAGPGPDNEMLPGPFPYEAGQRRLAVGLYEGGRSEDVAVDGVNTHIYLYEGTLTLEPSTTRVEGLQAELVVHAGKTWLGFGVHWDTPRNLDGWKTLHVSLNSADPGFANVSIGMNDDDSVQLPASQYGYTNDGQWHHLAIPLADFAAGGVQLSAVQAPFVFIAGAGAAADTLLLDNLYFTAD is encoded by the coding sequence ATGAAGCGCGCGAGCCTCGCGGTGTGCCTGCTCCTGGCGGCCTGCCGTCCCGACCCGGGCGTGCCGGACTACACGGGCCAGTACGACCGGCCGGACGCGGGCCCTGGGCCCGACAACGAGATGCTCCCCGGCCCCTTCCCGTATGAAGCGGGCCAGCGGCGGCTCGCCGTGGGCCTCTACGAGGGAGGCCGCTCCGAGGACGTGGCGGTGGACGGCGTCAACACGCACATCTATCTCTACGAAGGCACCCTCACCCTGGAGCCCTCCACCACGCGCGTCGAGGGCCTGCAGGCCGAGCTGGTGGTCCACGCGGGCAAGACGTGGCTGGGCTTCGGCGTCCACTGGGACACGCCGCGCAACCTGGACGGCTGGAAGACGCTGCACGTGAGCCTCAACTCGGCCGACCCGGGCTTCGCCAACGTGTCCATTGGCATGAACGACGACGACAGCGTCCAGCTCCCCGCGTCACAGTACGGCTACACGAACGACGGGCAGTGGCACCACCTGGCCATCCCCCTGGCGGACTTCGCCGCGGGCGGCGTGCAGCTCAGCGCGGTGCAGGCCCCGTTCGTCTTCATCGCCGGCGCGGGCGCCGCCGCGGACACGCTCCTGCTGGACAATCTGTACTTCACCGCGGACTGA
- a CDS encoding serine/threonine-protein kinase — MANTDDRGSGAEDSRELSTQVVSADARGPAPRTAEPPSAREAPGAWVAPSPLGQRVGRFIPLKLLGQGGMGAVFAAYDPDLDRKVALKLLSVEARSADEEGGRARLLREAQAMARVSHPNVIPIYEVGTWDEQVFFTMELVPGGTLADWRRETPRSWREVLEKYLQAGRGLAAAHAAGLVHRDFKPANVLVGRDGRVYVTDFGLARPVDDLPLEEQPTLARVRASEEISRPLHEPLTEAGVVLGTPPFMSPEQFRGEALDARSDQFSFCAALYRALYNQRPFDPDELSRAAKALRALPGRRTAPLEPGAPSPIHEPPGDARVPAWVRRAVMRGLSLAPDARFASMEALLEALSQEQQRARARRAGGVAVAAAALVGAVGGGLWFQSNVCAGAEGLLADSWGPEARQRLSAAFTATGKPLAGDMAGRVGQVLDAYASRWARQHTEACEATRLHEVQPEALFTQRVVCLERRHKDLRALVGALAQVDTAGVEKALDAAYALPSPEDCADVEALASQQPRPADPTLRAELESLEGALSEVKALVDTSRYPQALTAANAVEARVLAAGYAPLTAELRFHQGWLQAVLGEKEKGAGLLEQAVYDATAGRAERLEVSVLNKLLYVEGERERFEHATRWARLGRATLLRLGGDAVLQGDLLVNEANLALMQGKVDEARALLEEAHTMLADALPSGHPKRARVTFSLGRVLLEVGAFAEAARVMEEALRQTEAAVGPRHLDVARRHQGVSMAHREQREFVRALAHARTSVALHRELLGNNHLKLAEALDEEGMSLLALGRNEEALKVYEEALAVKRAQLEPDDADLQYSYDGVGQALLGLGRTREALVPLRQAVAFTGAQEDSLGESGFALARALWKEGQGAEARTEAAKARERFMASGRTPQAEAVRAWLEALPLETKAAKPVRPQQRRRR, encoded by the coding sequence ATGGCCAACACCGATGACCGGGGCTCGGGGGCGGAGGATTCGCGGGAGCTGTCCACGCAGGTTGTGTCAGCGGATGCGCGGGGCCCTGCGCCGCGCACGGCGGAGCCTCCCTCCGCGCGCGAGGCGCCCGGGGCGTGGGTGGCGCCCAGCCCGCTGGGGCAGCGGGTGGGGCGCTTCATCCCGCTGAAGCTGCTGGGGCAGGGCGGCATGGGCGCGGTGTTCGCGGCCTATGACCCGGACCTGGACCGCAAGGTGGCGCTCAAGCTGTTGAGCGTGGAGGCCCGCTCCGCGGACGAGGAGGGCGGCCGCGCGCGCTTGCTGCGCGAGGCGCAGGCCATGGCCCGCGTGTCCCATCCCAACGTGATTCCCATCTACGAGGTGGGGACCTGGGACGAGCAGGTCTTCTTCACCATGGAGCTGGTGCCGGGCGGCACGCTGGCGGACTGGCGGCGGGAGACGCCCCGCTCCTGGCGCGAGGTGCTGGAGAAGTACCTCCAGGCGGGGCGCGGGTTGGCGGCCGCGCACGCGGCGGGGCTGGTGCACCGCGACTTCAAGCCCGCCAACGTCCTGGTGGGGCGTGACGGCCGCGTCTACGTCACCGACTTCGGCCTGGCCCGGCCCGTGGACGACCTGCCGCTGGAGGAGCAGCCCACGCTGGCGCGCGTGCGCGCCTCGGAGGAGATTTCGCGCCCGCTGCACGAGCCGCTCACCGAGGCCGGCGTCGTCCTGGGCACGCCGCCCTTCATGTCGCCCGAGCAGTTCCGGGGCGAGGCCCTGGACGCGCGCTCGGACCAGTTCAGCTTCTGCGCGGCGCTGTACCGCGCGCTCTACAACCAGCGGCCCTTCGACCCGGACGAGCTGTCGCGCGCGGCGAAGGCGCTGCGTGCGCTTCCCGGACGGCGGACGGCGCCGCTGGAGCCCGGGGCGCCCTCGCCCATCCACGAACCCCCGGGTGACGCACGCGTCCCCGCCTGGGTGCGGCGCGCGGTGATGCGGGGCCTGTCGCTGGCGCCCGACGCGCGCTTCGCCTCCATGGAGGCGCTGCTGGAGGCGCTGTCCCAGGAGCAGCAGCGCGCGCGGGCCCGCAGGGCGGGAGGCGTGGCCGTGGCCGCGGCGGCGCTGGTGGGCGCGGTGGGCGGCGGGCTGTGGTTCCAGTCCAACGTCTGCGCGGGCGCGGAGGGGCTCCTGGCGGACAGTTGGGGGCCCGAGGCGCGGCAGCGGCTGTCCGCGGCCTTCACGGCCACCGGCAAGCCGCTGGCGGGGGACATGGCGGGCCGGGTGGGGCAGGTGCTGGACGCCTATGCCAGCCGTTGGGCGCGGCAGCACACCGAGGCGTGCGAGGCCACGCGCCTGCACGAGGTGCAGCCGGAGGCGCTGTTCACCCAGCGCGTGGTGTGCCTGGAGCGGCGGCACAAGGACCTGCGCGCGCTGGTGGGCGCCCTGGCCCAGGTGGACACGGCGGGCGTGGAGAAGGCGCTGGACGCGGCGTATGCGTTGCCCTCGCCCGAGGACTGCGCGGACGTGGAGGCCCTGGCGAGCCAGCAGCCCCGGCCCGCGGACCCCACGCTTCGCGCGGAGCTGGAGTCCCTTGAGGGCGCGCTGTCGGAGGTGAAGGCGCTGGTGGACACCAGCCGCTATCCCCAGGCGCTGACGGCGGCGAACGCGGTGGAGGCCCGGGTGCTGGCCGCTGGGTACGCGCCGCTGACGGCGGAGCTGCGTTTCCACCAGGGCTGGCTTCAGGCCGTGCTGGGCGAGAAGGAGAAGGGCGCGGGGCTCCTGGAGCAGGCCGTCTATGACGCCACGGCGGGCCGGGCGGAGCGGCTGGAGGTCTCCGTCCTCAACAAGTTGCTCTATGTGGAGGGGGAGCGCGAGCGCTTCGAGCACGCCACGCGATGGGCGCGGCTGGGCAGGGCGACGCTCCTGCGGCTGGGCGGGGACGCGGTGCTTCAGGGGGACCTGCTGGTGAACGAGGCCAACCTCGCGCTGATGCAGGGCAAGGTGGACGAGGCTCGCGCGCTGCTGGAGGAGGCCCACACCATGCTGGCGGACGCGCTGCCGTCCGGCCACCCCAAGCGCGCGCGGGTGACGTTCTCCCTGGGGCGCGTGCTGCTGGAGGTGGGCGCCTTCGCGGAGGCGGCGCGAGTGATGGAGGAGGCGCTGCGCCAGACGGAGGCGGCGGTGGGGCCGCGGCACCTGGACGTGGCCCGGCGTCACCAGGGCGTGTCCATGGCGCATCGCGAGCAGCGGGAGTTCGTGCGCGCCCTGGCGCATGCCCGGACCTCTGTGGCGCTGCACCGAGAGCTGTTGGGGAACAACCACCTGAAGCTGGCGGAGGCGCTCGACGAGGAGGGAATGAGCCTGCTCGCGCTGGGGCGCAACGAGGAGGCGCTGAAAGTCTATGAAGAGGCGCTGGCGGTGAAGCGCGCCCAGTTGGAGCCCGACGACGCGGACCTCCAGTACTCCTACGACGGCGTGGGGCAGGCCCTGCTGGGGCTGGGCCGCACGCGCGAGGCGCTGGTGCCGCTGCGCCAGGCGGTGGCCTTCACGGGGGCGCAGGAGGACTCGCTGGGGGAGTCCGGCTTCGCGCTCGCGCGGGCGCTGTGGAAGGAAGGGCAGGGCGCGGAGGCGCGGACCGAGGCGGCGAAGGCGCGTGAGCGCTTCATGGCCTCGGGCCGGACGCCGCAAGCCGAGGCGGTGCGGGCCTGGCTGGAGGCGCTGCCGCTAGAGACGAAGGCGGCGAAGCCCGTCCGTCCCCAGCAGCGGAGGCGCCGCTAG
- the rapZ gene encoding RNase adapter RapZ, with product MTAPAKQIVIITGMSGSGKSTAIRALEDSGFFCIDNLPVLLLPKLTELAGGGHFERMALVVDVREGVFLKDAPRILAEVRRAGHQVEVLFLDSSDDSLIRRFSETRRRHPLAPNGTVAEGIKAERQALRDLRELADQVIDSSTLNVHDLKRMVQARFSPEPAAGPSLSIMSFGYRYGVPPQADLVLDVRFLPNPYFVPELKGLTGKVPKVAAYVLEREETQQFLEKVVDLCRFLFPRYQKEGKAYLTVALGCTGGKHRSVAIAAELTRRLTDEDTRVQLWDRDIEKE from the coding sequence GTGACCGCCCCCGCGAAACAAATCGTCATCATCACCGGCATGTCCGGGTCCGGTAAGTCCACCGCCATCCGCGCGTTGGAGGATTCGGGCTTCTTCTGCATCGACAACCTGCCGGTGCTGCTCCTGCCCAAGCTCACGGAGCTTGCGGGGGGCGGCCACTTCGAGCGCATGGCGCTGGTGGTGGACGTCCGTGAAGGCGTCTTCCTCAAGGACGCGCCCCGCATCCTCGCCGAGGTCCGCCGCGCCGGGCACCAGGTGGAAGTGCTGTTCCTGGACTCCAGCGACGACAGCCTCATCCGCCGCTTCAGCGAGACGCGCCGCCGTCACCCGCTGGCGCCCAACGGCACCGTCGCCGAGGGCATCAAGGCGGAGCGCCAGGCGCTGCGGGACTTGCGCGAGCTGGCCGACCAGGTCATCGACTCGTCCACGCTGAACGTGCATGACCTCAAGCGCATGGTGCAGGCGCGCTTCAGCCCGGAGCCCGCGGCCGGGCCCAGCCTGTCCATCATGTCCTTCGGCTACCGCTACGGCGTGCCGCCCCAGGCGGACCTCGTCCTGGACGTGCGCTTCCTGCCCAACCCGTACTTCGTCCCGGAGCTGAAGGGGCTCACGGGCAAGGTGCCCAAGGTGGCCGCCTACGTGCTGGAGCGCGAGGAGACGCAGCAGTTCCTGGAGAAGGTCGTGGACCTCTGCCGCTTCCTCTTCCCCCGCTACCAGAAGGAGGGGAAGGCGTACCTCACCGTGGCCCTGGGCTGCACCGGCGGCAAGCACCGCTCCGTCGCCATCGCCGCCGAGCTCACCCGGCGCCTCACGGACGAGGACACCCGCGTCCAGCTCTGGGACCGGGACATCGAAAAGGAATAG
- the hprK gene encoding HPr(Ser) kinase/phosphatase, with protein MKSIRISQLLEDRDYDMRLVLVAGGGGLSRTVVSSRIQKPGLALAGFTEHLHPHRVQVFGNTEISYLATLSEQRQHEALAKLFGEEELACVVVTKDLEIPQALVSACEGAGLALMKTPLLSSEFIMRVQTFLEEALTESSSLHGVLMDVFGVGILLLGKSGIGKSEIALDLVMRAHRLVADDIVDVTRRKGAVYGAGNPVIKHHMEIRGLGIINIKDLFGVAAVREQKKIELVIELQEWDPHQEYDRLGVEDRHLQIVGVDIPLSVVPVRPGRNMATIIEVAARNQLLKLQGHHSAREFAERLNRAIAEGAMRRTLGEEVE; from the coding sequence ATGAAATCCATCCGCATCTCCCAACTCCTCGAGGACCGCGACTACGACATGCGGCTGGTGCTCGTCGCCGGCGGCGGGGGGCTGTCCCGCACCGTGGTGTCCTCGCGCATCCAGAAGCCGGGGCTGGCGCTTGCGGGCTTCACCGAGCACCTCCACCCGCACCGCGTCCAGGTGTTCGGCAACACGGAGATTTCGTACCTGGCCACGCTGTCGGAGCAGCGGCAGCACGAGGCCCTGGCGAAGCTCTTCGGGGAGGAGGAGCTCGCGTGTGTGGTGGTGACCAAGGACTTGGAGATTCCCCAGGCCCTCGTCTCCGCGTGTGAAGGCGCGGGGCTGGCGCTGATGAAGACGCCGCTGCTGTCCAGCGAGTTCATCATGCGGGTGCAGACCTTCCTGGAGGAGGCCCTCACCGAGTCCAGCAGCCTGCACGGGGTGTTGATGGACGTGTTCGGCGTGGGCATCCTGCTGCTGGGCAAGAGCGGCATCGGCAAGAGCGAGATTGCCCTGGACCTGGTGATGCGGGCCCACCGCCTGGTGGCGGACGACATCGTGGACGTCACCCGCCGCAAGGGGGCCGTCTACGGGGCCGGCAACCCGGTCATCAAGCACCACATGGAGATTCGCGGCCTGGGCATCATCAACATCAAGGACCTGTTCGGCGTCGCCGCGGTCCGCGAACAGAAGAAAATCGAGCTGGTCATCGAGCTCCAGGAGTGGGACCCCCACCAGGAGTACGACCGGCTGGGCGTGGAGGACAGGCACCTGCAGATTGTGGGGGTGGACATCCCCCTGTCGGTGGTGCCCGTTCGTCCGGGCCGCAACATGGCGACCATCATCGAGGTCGCCGCCCGCAACCAGTTGCTAAAGCTACAGGGCCACCACTCGGCGAGAGAGTTCGCCGAGCGGCTCAATCGGGCCATCGCCGAAGGGGCGATGCGCCGCACCCTGGGAGAAGAGGTCGAGTGA
- a CDS encoding histidine triad nucleotide-binding protein, with translation MSDCLFCKIRDGLIPAKVVYRDDVCLAFEDINPQAPTHVLFIPNKHIPTVNDISSEDRVLVGHLFTAAAKVAEERGHAGPGNGYRVVMNTHAHAGQTVFHIHLHLLAGRPLGWPPG, from the coding sequence ATGTCCGACTGTCTCTTCTGCAAGATTCGCGACGGGCTCATCCCCGCCAAGGTCGTCTACCGCGACGACGTGTGCCTGGCCTTCGAGGACATCAACCCCCAGGCCCCCACCCATGTGCTGTTCATCCCCAACAAGCACATCCCCACGGTGAACGACATCTCGTCGGAGGACCGCGTCCTGGTAGGCCACCTCTTCACCGCGGCCGCCAAGGTGGCCGAGGAGCGCGGCCATGCGGGCCCGGGCAACGGCTACCGGGTGGTGATGAACACCCACGCGCACGCGGGCCAGACGGTGTTCCACATCCACCTGCACCTGCTGGCCGGGCGCCCGCTGGGCTGGCCGCCGGGCTAG